The Aminiphilus circumscriptus DSM 16581 genome contains a region encoding:
- a CDS encoding EamA family transporter, with protein MEPLVLFLVVGDILLNAGAHVSLKMGMSSKGPVSSGGLFGAVRRILLNPFVIGGMAAYVCSFVFYAALLSKMDLSLAFPLCTSTAFLLVLAASVFLFRERLNRRRAVGAAAILVGILLISL; from the coding sequence ATGGAACCTCTCGTGCTGTTTCTGGTTGTGGGAGACATCCTGCTCAATGCCGGTGCCCACGTTTCGCTGAAAATGGGGATGTCCTCGAAAGGTCCCGTCTCTTCCGGAGGACTCTTCGGTGCCGTACGAAGGATTCTCCTCAATCCCTTCGTCATAGGCGGCATGGCCGCCTATGTCTGCTCCTTCGTGTTCTACGCGGCGCTTCTGTCGAAGATGGATCTTTCCCTCGCGTTTCCCCTCTGTACCAGCACGGCCTTTTTGCTCGTCCTCGCCGCATCGGTGTTCCTTTTCCGGGAACGGCTCAACCGACGCCGAGCCGTTGGCGCCGCGGCGATTCTCGTGGGTATCCTGCTCATTTCTCTCTGA
- the citF gene encoding citrate lyase subunit alpha has product MIRNALGRELPESIPGYGVVKPFLGHDKRVPEGNRDGGRIKATFGTCTDKVLPDIKAAIAASGLKSGMTVSFHHHLRNGDYVVNMVIDACAEMGIRDLTLFPTALFGVHKKLIPHIKSGVIRRIMGSVNGPIGQLVSEGGMEEPVVLRSHGGRPRAVTCGDVHIDVAFLAAPRADRYGNLSGVGSNSACGSLGYAFTDAMYADCVVAVTDCLQPYPIGNVSIPQVYVDFVVAVESIGDPAGIVSGTTQITRDPLRLLISRYAAQLIEASPYFKNGISFQTGAGGIPLAVTAFMKEAMKRREVKGSFGLGGITGYFVDLLKEGYVERLLDVQSFDLEAVRSIASNPDHVEISADWYANPWNKGCAVNMLDVVILGATELDKDFNANVNTEADGALLHGIGGHQDTAAGAKLTIISQPLLRGRIPCVVDSVYSVTTPGEVVDAVVTEYGVTINPRRQDLIDAAKEAGNFPLLSMEELLAKAKQLVGPMEPVQTEERIVGVIEWRDGTVIDVVRQLKAKA; this is encoded by the coding sequence ATGATCCGCAACGCGCTTGGGCGGGAGCTGCCCGAATCCATTCCCGGCTACGGGGTGGTAAAGCCCTTCCTCGGCCACGACAAACGCGTTCCCGAGGGGAACCGAGACGGGGGCCGCATCAAGGCCACTTTCGGCACCTGCACGGACAAGGTGCTTCCCGACATCAAAGCCGCCATCGCCGCATCGGGACTGAAGAGCGGTATGACCGTCTCCTTCCATCACCATCTCCGCAACGGCGACTACGTGGTGAACATGGTCATCGACGCCTGCGCGGAAATGGGCATCCGGGATCTCACCCTCTTCCCCACGGCTCTCTTCGGCGTGCACAAGAAACTTATTCCCCACATCAAGAGCGGCGTCATCCGCAGGATCATGGGCTCCGTGAACGGCCCCATCGGTCAGCTCGTCTCCGAAGGAGGCATGGAGGAACCGGTGGTGCTCCGCAGTCACGGAGGCCGCCCTCGGGCCGTCACCTGCGGTGACGTGCACATCGACGTGGCCTTTCTCGCCGCACCCCGGGCGGACAGATACGGCAATCTCTCCGGTGTCGGTTCCAACTCGGCCTGCGGTTCCCTTGGGTACGCTTTCACGGACGCCATGTACGCGGACTGTGTCGTGGCGGTGACGGACTGCCTCCAGCCCTATCCCATCGGCAACGTGTCCATCCCTCAGGTCTACGTGGATTTCGTGGTGGCCGTGGAAAGCATCGGCGATCCCGCGGGAATCGTCTCCGGAACAACCCAGATCACCCGCGATCCCCTGCGTCTCCTCATCTCCAGATATGCGGCCCAGCTCATCGAGGCCAGCCCCTACTTCAAGAACGGCATCTCCTTCCAGACCGGCGCGGGGGGCATTCCGCTGGCGGTGACAGCCTTCATGAAGGAAGCCATGAAACGCAGAGAGGTGAAGGGGAGCTTCGGTCTGGGAGGCATCACGGGGTACTTCGTGGACCTGCTCAAAGAAGGGTACGTGGAACGTCTTCTGGACGTGCAGTCCTTCGACCTCGAAGCGGTGCGCTCCATCGCGTCGAACCCTGACCACGTGGAGATCTCCGCCGACTGGTACGCCAATCCCTGGAACAAGGGATGCGCCGTGAACATGCTCGACGTGGTCATCCTCGGCGCCACGGAGCTGGACAAGGATTTCAACGCAAACGTGAACACCGAGGCTGACGGCGCGCTGCTTCACGGCATCGGCGGCCATCAGGACACCGCCGCCGGGGCCAAGCTGACCATCATCAGCCAGCCCCTCCTCCGGGGACGCATTCCCTGCGTGGTGGATTCGGTCTATTCCGTCACGACCCCCGGCGAGGTTGTGGACGCAGTGGTCACCGAGTACGGCGTCACCATCAACCCCCGTCGTCAGGACCTGATCGACGCCGCCAAAGAGGCAGGGAATTTCCCCCTCCTCTCCATGGAGGAACTCCTCGCCAAGGCAAAGCAACTCGTCGGTCCCATGGAGCCCGTGCAGACCGAGGAGCGCATCGTGGGCGTCATCGAATGGCGTGACGGCACCGTCATCGACGTGGTGCGCCAGTTGAAGGCCAAGGCATAG
- a CDS encoding isocitrate/isopropylmalate dehydrogenase family protein gives MTRNVLQVKEKKDRYTVCYMPGDDSGFDMMEAAMLVLNTMDLPIDFVRADLGWCMWEKSIAKFGEGDPRCNTVPPETIKKIENADATLMAAITSKAGVKGFKSAILQMRQLFDLYINLRPAKVLPGVGTPLKGDPKIDLVLFRENTEDLYAAVEFNPLPKELYDVHKGMERFKKCSEVAVSWRVFSKEGCERIIRAAFEYAKATGRKTVHNCNKANVIRETDGMMKKIFLQVAKEYEQFGIKAIEENADATAMWLIKNPQDYEVIVASNVFGDILSDEASQLVGGLGFAPSGNIGEKTAIFEPCSGSVPKYAHQYRVNPSAILLTAKMMLEYLGLDEAGAKIEKAIGDVLVEGKVLTYDVLRDFRGDPNWEKNAASTLDMAAEIARKITPGISEARIESARAKAKEMCDWTKTVGFDE, from the coding sequence ATGACCCGCAACGTTCTGCAGGTGAAGGAGAAGAAAGACCGCTACACCGTGTGCTACATGCCCGGAGACGATTCCGGCTTTGACATGATGGAAGCGGCAATGCTCGTCCTGAACACCATGGATCTCCCCATCGATTTCGTCCGGGCCGACCTGGGATGGTGCATGTGGGAGAAGTCCATCGCGAAGTTCGGCGAGGGCGACCCCCGGTGCAACACCGTTCCCCCCGAGACGATCAAGAAGATCGAGAACGCCGATGCCACCCTCATGGCGGCTATCACCTCCAAGGCAGGCGTGAAAGGCTTCAAATCCGCCATCCTTCAAATGCGGCAGCTCTTCGATCTCTACATCAACCTGCGCCCTGCGAAGGTCCTTCCCGGCGTCGGTACCCCGCTGAAGGGCGACCCCAAGATCGACCTCGTCCTCTTCCGTGAGAACACGGAAGATCTCTACGCCGCCGTGGAATTCAACCCCCTTCCCAAGGAACTCTACGACGTCCACAAGGGCATGGAGCGTTTCAAGAAGTGCTCCGAAGTGGCCGTGTCCTGGCGCGTCTTCTCCAAGGAAGGATGCGAGCGCATCATCCGGGCTGCCTTCGAGTACGCAAAGGCAACGGGACGCAAGACCGTCCACAACTGCAACAAGGCGAACGTCATCCGGGAGACCGACGGCATGATGAAGAAGATCTTCCTCCAGGTGGCCAAGGAATACGAGCAGTTCGGCATCAAGGCGATCGAAGAGAACGCCGACGCTACCGCCATGTGGCTCATCAAGAATCCCCAGGATTATGAAGTCATTGTGGCAAGCAACGTCTTCGGCGACATCCTCTCCGATGAGGCGTCCCAGCTCGTGGGCGGACTCGGCTTCGCTCCCAGCGGCAACATCGGCGAGAAGACCGCCATCTTCGAACCCTGCAGCGGTTCCGTTCCCAAGTACGCCCATCAGTACCGGGTCAACCCCAGCGCCATCCTGCTCACCGCAAAGATGATGCTCGAATATCTCGGTCTCGATGAAGCGGGTGCGAAGATCGAAAAGGCCATCGGCGACGTGCTGGTGGAAGGCAAGGTGCTCACCTACGACGTGCTCCGGGACTTCCGGGGCGACCCGAACTGGGAGAAAAACGCCGCCTCCACCCTGGACATGGCCGCCGAAATCGCCCGAAAGATCACTCCCGGCATCTCCGAGGCTCGCATCGAGAGCGCCAGGGCGAAAGCGAAGGAAATGTGCGACTGGACGAAGACCGTCGGCTTCGACGAATAA
- a CDS encoding HpcH/HpaI aldolase/citrate lyase family protein, whose protein sequence is MRLRRTMLYLPGNNPNMLLRGHLFKPDGLILDLEDAVAMREKDAARILVRDVLRQGQFGDCEVTVRINGMDTSYWKDDLEAVVPAGIHGIRVPKVEDPKDMVLLDETLSEIETRAGVPLGKTLIFCLLETAKGIWRAYEIATASKRVTAIIPGGEDLTADLRTNRSAEGTELEGVRKMLVLAARAAGVDALDTVFPRITDDEGLRKEVSFIKQLGFDGKSVIHPNQIPIIHDVFTPTEKEIEKAKRIVAAAKEAAERGLGAVSVDGRMVDRPVVKRAEFTLIRAGLFEEVHS, encoded by the coding sequence ATGAGACTCCGAAGGACCATGCTCTATCTTCCCGGAAACAATCCCAACATGCTTCTTCGAGGACACCTCTTCAAACCCGACGGTCTCATCCTCGACCTCGAGGATGCCGTGGCAATGCGCGAAAAAGACGCGGCCCGCATTCTCGTGCGCGACGTGCTTCGGCAAGGGCAGTTCGGTGACTGCGAGGTGACGGTGCGCATCAACGGCATGGACACTTCTTACTGGAAAGACGATCTTGAGGCCGTTGTCCCCGCAGGTATTCACGGCATTCGTGTTCCCAAAGTGGAAGATCCAAAGGATATGGTCCTGCTCGACGAAACGCTTTCGGAAATCGAAACCCGAGCGGGCGTTCCGCTCGGAAAAACGCTGATCTTCTGTCTTCTGGAGACGGCCAAGGGGATCTGGCGCGCCTACGAGATCGCCACGGCCTCGAAACGCGTGACCGCCATCATCCCCGGCGGCGAAGACCTCACGGCAGATCTTCGGACCAATCGCTCCGCCGAGGGAACCGAGTTGGAGGGAGTGCGCAAGATGCTCGTTCTCGCCGCCCGGGCGGCTGGGGTGGACGCCCTGGATACGGTGTTCCCCCGTATCACCGACGACGAAGGATTGCGGAAGGAAGTCAGCTTCATCAAGCAACTCGGGTTCGACGGCAAGAGCGTCATCCACCCGAACCAGATCCCCATCATCCACGACGTGTTCACGCCCACGGAGAAGGAAATCGAGAAAGCAAAGCGCATCGTCGCCGCCGCCAAAGAGGCCGCCGAGCGGGGTCTTGGCGCCGTCTCCGTTGACGGGCGCATGGTGGACCGCCCCGTGGTGAAACGGGCGGAATTCACCCTGATCCGGGCCGGACTGTTCGAGGAGGTGCACTCATGA
- a CDS encoding citrate lyase acyl carrier protein, which produces MKTASAGTVESMDCLVTVSEGAPGSGLSIQLSGAATARFAPTMRKAVQEVATAMGATDLSISIQDNGALDLILKARTEAALTRYRGGDTA; this is translated from the coding sequence ATGAAAACGGCATCGGCCGGAACGGTGGAGTCCATGGACTGCCTCGTGACGGTCAGCGAAGGCGCTCCGGGAAGCGGGCTTTCCATTCAGCTCTCCGGCGCCGCCACGGCCCGTTTCGCGCCCACCATGCGCAAGGCCGTACAGGAAGTCGCCACTGCCATGGGCGCCACGGATCTTTCCATCTCCATCCAGGACAACGGCGCTTTGGACCTGATCCTCAAGGCCAGAACGGAAGCCGCGCTGACCCGCTATCGGGGAGGTGACACCGCATGA
- a CDS encoding NAD(P)H-dependent oxidoreductase encodes MKALLVYAHPNPKSFNHAVLEAVKEEFSAAGVAFDVRDLYALSIDPVLKAEDFLALREGKTLADVAEEQRFVKEADLLVVIHPVWWFSLPAILKGWIDRVFSSGFAYASGKNGTEGLLKGKKVAIFSTTGGSEKDYDTYGFKGAIRTAVDNGIFVFCGMEVILHHFMHAVPAVSQEEREAMLVQVRHLVREKLLSA; translated from the coding sequence ATGAAGGCGCTTCTCGTCTATGCCCATCCGAATCCGAAGAGTTTCAATCACGCCGTTCTCGAAGCGGTGAAGGAGGAATTTTCGGCTGCCGGTGTTGCCTTTGACGTGCGCGATCTCTACGCTCTTTCCATAGACCCTGTGTTGAAAGCCGAGGATTTCTTGGCCCTCCGGGAGGGGAAAACCCTCGCGGACGTCGCGGAGGAGCAGCGTTTTGTCAAGGAAGCGGATCTGTTGGTAGTGATTCACCCCGTGTGGTGGTTCTCCTTGCCCGCCATCCTCAAAGGGTGGATCGATCGCGTGTTCTCTTCGGGCTTCGCCTATGCCTCCGGGAAAAACGGCACTGAAGGACTTCTCAAAGGGAAAAAAGTGGCCATCTTCAGCACCACCGGTGGAAGTGAGAAGGACTACGACACCTACGGTTTCAAGGGCGCGATTCGTACAGCCGTGGACAACGGCATTTTTGTTTTCTGCGGCATGGAGGTGATCCTGCACCATTTCATGCATGCCGTTCCCGCCGTTTCCCAGGAAGAACGGGAGGCGATGCTCGTCCAGGTTCGCCATCTCGTGCGGGAGAAACTTCTTTCGGCGTGA